In one window of uncultured Acetobacteroides sp. DNA:
- a CDS encoding OmpA family protein produces MKKPILVVGLLTSLSFEMQAQQPNHYIFINAGGGLHSLSYDLRDGKQKGGAGFTLNGGYSYFFSPQWAVEAGLGVSTLQSSSTLSYTTGIPATDTDGDTYEFRTYYKGWKEKQTAYLFDIPLGIRFQKSISTKLEWTAGIGASISLPLSCRYKATDGEIATTGYYSKWNAELTDMPQHGFSTISDKFSGKVSLNPSYAGYANLGALYKLSANANFYAGTYVSYGFNSMVKASDKLVYQQDGVYNGVLSSSEAGKARKLAVGVQVGFRWSLGQSRKEAETVAIPATLPEEKAVVVVAPKQIEEKPADNTAAVALAPAPAASTTKAEAVVSPKQMAEPNDTIYARAKAMAASVSIKFDFSSNEPKVADVEKLKALSEIAKATPAMKITIVGHTCNIASKEVNQRVGMERAQAVKELLLRYGVPNNQLQVESKASDEPVAPNTSRKNRMKNRRVELKIH; encoded by the coding sequence ATGAAGAAACCAATTCTAGTAGTAGGGCTGCTTACTTCCCTTTCCTTCGAAATGCAGGCGCAGCAGCCCAACCATTACATATTTATTAATGCAGGAGGAGGACTACACTCGCTCTCGTACGATCTTCGTGATGGGAAGCAAAAAGGAGGAGCCGGCTTTACCCTCAACGGGGGGTATAGCTACTTCTTTTCCCCCCAATGGGCCGTAGAGGCAGGGCTTGGCGTAAGCACCCTCCAGTCATCCTCCACCTTAAGCTACACCACCGGCATCCCAGCAACCGATACCGACGGCGACACCTACGAGTTCCGCACCTACTACAAAGGCTGGAAGGAGAAGCAGACTGCCTACCTGTTTGATATCCCACTAGGAATTCGCTTCCAGAAAAGCATCAGCACCAAGCTCGAATGGACTGCCGGAATCGGTGCAAGCATATCGCTACCCCTAAGCTGCCGCTATAAGGCCACCGATGGCGAAATAGCCACCACCGGCTACTACAGCAAGTGGAATGCAGAGCTTACCGACATGCCCCAGCATGGCTTTAGCACCATCTCCGACAAGTTTAGCGGTAAGGTATCCCTAAATCCATCCTATGCAGGATACGCCAATTTAGGAGCGCTTTACAAGCTATCGGCAAATGCCAATTTTTATGCGGGGACGTACGTAAGCTATGGATTCAACAGCATGGTTAAAGCATCCGACAAACTCGTGTATCAGCAAGATGGTGTATATAATGGAGTACTAAGCTCTAGTGAAGCGGGCAAAGCACGTAAGCTTGCAGTAGGAGTACAAGTCGGGTTCCGTTGGAGCCTAGGCCAAAGTAGGAAGGAGGCAGAAACCGTTGCCATTCCGGCAACCCTACCCGAAGAAAAGGCGGTGGTTGTGGTAGCACCAAAGCAAATCGAAGAAAAACCTGCTGATAACACAGCTGCTGTTGCCCTTGCACCTGCTCCCGCAGCAAGCACAACAAAAGCGGAGGCGGTTGTATCGCCTAAACAAATGGCAGAACCAAACGATACCATTTATGCACGAGCCAAAGCGATGGCAGCATCAGTCAGTATAAAATTCGACTTTAGCTCCAACGAGCCCAAAGTAGCAGATGTGGAAAAGTTAAAGGCATTGAGCGAAATCGCCAAAGCCACGCCAGCGATGAAGATTACTATAGTAGGCCACACCTGCAACATTGCCTCAAAAGAAGTTAATCAAAGGGTGGGAATGGAAAGAGCTCAAGCTGTAAAGGAGCTGCTGCTCCGCTACGGCGTTCCAAATAATCAGCTTCAGGTAGAGTCTAAAGCTTCCGACGAACCCGTGGCGCCTAATACCTCCAGAAAGAATAGGATGAAAAACCGACGGGTGGAATTAAAGATTCACTAG
- a CDS encoding MBG domain-containing protein → MRKIVLLFLSLACSIALQAQVSKTVNVATAGTLTTLLTPAEQSSVTSLTVTGSINSSDITTLKDMTAKYSLTSINLSGAAIDGNAIPFYAFWMCDKLKSIAIPSSVTAIGDYAFFGCSGLTSVTIPSSVTSIGNFAFCGCSGLTSVNIPSSVTAIGDGAFRHNSCSITVDDGNPSYSSTYGVLFSKNKSTIIYFPSNRASYSIPSSVTAIGDFVFLDCSGLTSVTIPSSVTSIGNNAFSGCTGLTSMNIPSSVTAIGSSAFFNCTGLTSMNIPSSVTSIGNFAFSNASSSLTVNEYRSDGGSVSLGFEAFSQPAGAKVLHVLPGSAASYGSWRSCFTIVEDLSILATQGATGIAATTATGNGSITCLGASTTTYGICYSSTNATPTIADSKAALGTPAATGPFTVSLAGLTPNTLYYARAYGTNSGGGGTNYGDVVTFTTMPAPVAPSAGDGSASNPYQIATLSDLNWLSQTSSVWNKNFIQTADIDASATSSWNGGKGFSPIGNTSTTVFSGSYNGLGHTISGLTINRPTSGYIGLFGVTNHATIQNLGLTGCSVYGNRYTGGLVGYNTTQSTVSSSYATGTVSGNDAVGGLVGDNYHSTVSNSYATATVSGTTSIGGLVGNNESGSSINNSYASGTTPGTSYTGGLAGNNSNSTVSYSFWDNTKVPTSNGVGSGASTATMKAQNTFTAATWDFVEESTNGTADIWAISADVNNGYPCLKWQLLPLVATQGVTAITSISATGNGAITSLGSSGLTPTHYGICYSSTNTVPTTTDSKVDITASAATRTFTASLTGLVPGSTYYARAYATNAKGTSYGDVVTFNTLQVAPTISYTASSQLFTVGTAVSALTPTNSGGAVPATIPNEVSTLAGSSQGYADGTGAAVQFNDPTGVATDAAGNVYVADQINHRIRKITPSGVVTTLAGSSPGYADGAGTLAQFSNPRGVATDAAGNIYVADQNNHRIRKITPNGVVTTLAGSISGDADGTGTAAQFSYPTGVATDAAGNVYVADQINHRIRKITPSGVVTTLAGSSQGYADGAGTLAQFSNPIGMATDAAGNIYVADQNNHRIRKIAPSGIVTTLAGSSPGYTDGTGAAAQFNYPLGVATDVAGYVYVADVNNNRIRKIASDATVTTLAGHFQGFKDGIVTEAQFCLPFGVATDAAGNVYVADQRNHRIRKITPYGYTISPTLPAGLSFDAKTGAISGTPTVISPATTYTITGTNVAGASSATITIEVGKRKLTVNDPSLTISKVYDGSNTAAVTAGAITNKIGTDDISVSATATYDNASTGTGKTVTVSYTISGANVAKYTAPDNYVVSTGEITPRKLTAGNPALSLSKTYDGTPAASVTPGSIANKVGTDDISVSATATYDNASAGTGKAITVSYTISGADVAKYTAPDNYVVNIGEITAKAITVTADDNLGKVYGNADPALTYTASPALLGSDAFTGSLTRATGESVGSYPIAQGSLSAGGNYAITFAPKSFTVTPKAITVTADDNQGKVYGNTDPALTYTASPALLGSDAFTGSLTRATGESVGSYAIAQGSLSAGGNYAITFAPKNFTITPKAITVTADDNQGKVYGNADPALTYTASPALLGSDAFTGSLTRATGESVGSYAIAQGSLSASSNYSITFVPKGFAITPKAITVTADDNQGKVYGNADPALTYTASPALLGSDAFTGNLTRATGESVGSYPIAQGSLSAGGNYAITFAPKSFTVTPKAITVTANDNQGKVYGNADPALTYTASPALLGSDAFTGNLTRTSGESVGSYPIAQGSLSAGGNYAITFAPKSFTVTPKAITVTANDNQGKVYSNADPALTYTASPALLGSDAFTGSLTRATGESVGSYPIAQGSLSASSNYSITFVPKGFTITPKAITVTADDNQGKVYGNADPALTYTASPALLGSDIFTGSLTRATGESVGSYPIAQGSLTAGSSYSLTFVGKDFSIAAKQLTITPPKVVTSKMYDGTTTATITSLGKVSGIIPADAASVSVLGAAAYNNSAAGTAKTITVTYTLSGSSAKSYLAPASEVIAGGQISEKITLATLKSPQSGCEGSALSLPYTILSGEPTQYRIIFGSKALSAGFRDISLTDLSPSEQPISIPVPTGATEGVYTASLQMVNSLNDASELYPFTFSINLSSDYIVTKFNDVVLCNDASNRFTSYQWYKNGAPISGATKQFYNDPQGLSGAYSVQVVTVTGETLMSCAKTVTMPAPTSVTLTVFPNPVYSNQGCSVKISGLNDSELQGTTLSVYSLKGLRVFHTPKVESLNTLNMPVGNGVYVGHLTTAKNKDYTFKVIVVR, encoded by the coding sequence ATGAGAAAAATTGTACTTCTTTTCCTCTCGCTAGCCTGCAGCATAGCGCTGCAAGCGCAGGTTTCCAAAACCGTTAACGTGGCCACAGCAGGAACCCTGACAACCCTGCTTACCCCCGCCGAACAAAGCTCGGTTACCAGCCTTACCGTTACCGGAAGCATCAACAGCTCCGACATTACCACCCTAAAGGACATGACGGCAAAATACAGCCTGACTAGCATCAACCTCAGCGGGGCTGCCATTGACGGTAATGCTATACCATTTTATGCATTCTGGATGTGTGATAAGTTGAAATCGATAGCTATCCCCAGCTCGGTTACCGCCATTGGTGATTATGCGTTTTTTGGTTGTAGCGGACTAACCTCCGTAACCATACCCAGCTCGGTGACCTCCATTGGCAATTTTGCGTTTTGCGGTTGTAGCGGTCTAACCTCCGTGAATATACCCAGCTCGGTTACCGCCATTGGCGATGGTGCGTTTCGTCATAACAGCTGTTCCATTACGGTAGATGATGGCAACCCCAGCTATAGCTCCACCTATGGGGTGCTTTTTAGCAAAAATAAATCGACGATCATTTACTTCCCCTCGAATAGAGCGAGCTATTCCATCCCCAGCTCGGTTACCGCCATTGGCGATTTTGTGTTTTTGGATTGTAGCGGCCTAACCTCCGTAACCATACCCAGCTCGGTGACCTCCATTGGCAATAATGCGTTTAGTGGTTGTACAGGCCTAACTTCCATGAACATACCCAGCTCGGTTACCGCCATTGGCAGTAGTGCGTTTTTTAATTGTACAGGCCTAACCTCCATGAACATCCCCAGCTCGGTTACCTCCATTGGCAATTTTGCGTTTTCCAACGCATCCAGCAGCTTAACGGTAAACGAGTACCGCAGCGATGGGGGCTCCGTTTCCCTAGGCTTTGAGGCCTTTAGCCAACCAGCAGGTGCTAAGGTGCTCCATGTACTACCGGGAAGTGCGGCATCGTACGGTAGCTGGCGTTCCTGCTTTACCATCGTCGAAGATTTATCCATTTTAGCGACGCAGGGGGCTACCGGCATAGCCGCCACCACGGCCACCGGCAACGGGTCCATAACCTGCTTAGGCGCCTCCACTACAACGTACGGCATCTGCTACAGCAGCACCAATGCCACCCCAACCATAGCCGATAGCAAAGCCGCGTTAGGCACCCCAGCTGCCACCGGGCCATTTACTGTTTCGCTTGCCGGCCTTACGCCCAACACGCTCTACTATGCGCGGGCGTATGGCACCAATAGCGGAGGAGGGGGCACCAACTACGGCGATGTGGTTACGTTTACCACCATGCCCGCTCCGGTTGCCCCTTCGGCGGGCGATGGCTCTGCCAGCAACCCTTATCAGATAGCTACCCTCAGCGACCTTAACTGGCTCTCGCAAACCTCTTCGGTGTGGAACAAAAATTTCATCCAAACAGCCGATATTGATGCTTCGGCCACCTCCAGCTGGAATGGTGGTAAAGGCTTTTCGCCCATCGGAAACACTAGTACGACCGTTTTTAGTGGTAGCTACAATGGCTTAGGACATACCATCAGCGGGCTCACCATCAACCGTCCTACCTCTGGCTATATAGGTCTTTTCGGTGTTACAAACCACGCCACCATTCAAAACCTTGGATTGACAGGATGTTCGGTATACGGGAATCGGTATACCGGCGGATTGGTGGGCTATAATACCACTCAATCTACGGTAAGCAGCTCATACGCTACAGGTACTGTGTCTGGCAATGATGCTGTCGGCGGATTAGTGGGAGATAACTATCATTCCACGGTAAGCAACTCATATGCTACAGCCACGGTGTCGGGAACTACATCTATCGGAGGGTTAGTGGGGAATAACGAATCTGGGTCATCAATAAACAACTCGTATGCATCAGGCACTACCCCCGGAACTTCGTATACTGGCGGATTAGCGGGAAATAATTCAAACTCCACGGTAAGCTACAGCTTTTGGGATAACACAAAAGTACCTACCAGTAACGGAGTTGGTTCTGGAGCATCTACTGCCACAATGAAAGCCCAGAATACCTTTACCGCGGCCACGTGGGATTTTGTGGAAGAATCCACCAACGGCACAGCCGATATATGGGCAATTTCCGCAGATGTAAACAATGGATATCCCTGCTTAAAATGGCAGCTTTTACCGCTAGTTGCTACGCAAGGCGTAACCGCTATTACAAGCATATCGGCAACAGGTAATGGAGCCATCACCTCATTGGGCTCATCGGGCCTTACTCCAACCCATTACGGCATCTGCTACAGCAGCACCAATACTGTACCAACCACTACCGATAGTAAAGTAGATATTACGGCCTCTGCTGCCACCAGAACCTTTACCGCTTCGCTCACCGGATTAGTTCCTGGCTCTACCTATTATGCAAGGGCGTATGCTACTAATGCCAAAGGTACCAGCTACGGCGATGTGGTTACGTTCAACACCCTGCAGGTAGCACCTACCATAAGCTACACGGCTTCATCGCAGCTTTTTACAGTAGGAACAGCGGTTTCTGCGTTAACCCCAACTAACAGCGGAGGGGCAGTACCGGCCACTATACCCAACGAGGTAAGCACTCTTGCGGGCAGCTCCCAAGGATATGCCGATGGCACCGGAGCTGCGGTTCAATTTAACGACCCAACAGGAGTGGCAACCGATGCGGCAGGAAATGTTTATGTTGCGGATCAAATTAATCATAGAATACGAAAAATAACACCCTCGGGAGTAGTGACTACCCTTGCCGGAAGCTCCCCGGGATATGCTGATGGTGCAGGAACGTTGGCTCAATTTAGCAACCCAAGAGGTGTGGCCACCGATGCGGCAGGGAATATTTACGTTGCAGATCAAAATAATCATAGAATACGAAAAATAACCCCCAACGGAGTAGTAACTACACTCGCAGGAAGCATATCAGGCGATGCTGATGGCACAGGAACAGCGGCTCAATTTAGTTACCCAACAGGAGTGGCCACCGATGCGGCCGGAAATGTTTATGTTGCGGATCAAATTAATCATAGAATACGAAAAATAACACCCTCGGGAGTAGTGACTACCCTTGCCGGAAGTTCCCAGGGATATGCTGATGGTGCAGGAACGTTGGCTCAATTTAGCAACCCAATAGGAATGGCCACCGATGCGGCAGGGAATATTTACGTTGCAGATCAAAATAATCATAGAATACGAAAAATAGCCCCCTCGGGAATAGTAACCACCCTCGCTGGAAGCTCCCCGGGATATACCGACGGTACTGGAGCGGCGGCTCAATTTAACTACCCCCTCGGAGTGGCAACCGATGTGGCAGGATATGTATATGTGGCCGATGTAAACAATAATAGAATCCGGAAAATTGCTTCCGATGCCACGGTCACTACCCTTGCCGGTCACTTCCAGGGATTTAAAGATGGCATCGTAACGGAGGCTCAATTTTGCCTACCCTTCGGAGTGGCTACCGATGCGGCAGGGAATGTTTATGTTGCTGATCAACGTAATCATAGGATCCGAAAAATAACCCCTTATGGCTACACCATAAGCCCTACATTGCCTGCCGGTTTAAGCTTCGATGCCAAAACAGGAGCCATTAGCGGAACGCCTACGGTTATTTCTCCCGCTACAACATATACCATTACGGGTACCAATGTGGCAGGGGCAAGCTCTGCAACCATCACCATTGAAGTGGGTAAACGAAAGCTTACGGTTAACGACCCATCCCTTACCATATCGAAAGTTTACGACGGCAGTAATACGGCAGCAGTAACAGCAGGCGCCATCACCAATAAAATTGGCACCGACGACATTTCGGTATCGGCCACCGCAACCTATGACAATGCTTCTACGGGTACCGGCAAAACCGTTACCGTAAGCTACACCATTAGCGGTGCCAATGTGGCAAAGTATACCGCACCAGACAATTACGTGGTAAGCACCGGCGAAATTACACCCCGTAAGCTAACCGCAGGCAATCCTGCGCTAAGCCTGTCGAAAACCTATGACGGAACACCTGCAGCTTCCGTAACTCCCGGAAGTATAGCTAACAAAGTAGGTACCGATGACATTTCGGTATCGGCCACCGCAACCTATGACAATGCTTCTGCGGGTACCGGCAAAGCCATTACCGTAAGCTACACCATTAGCGGTGCCGATGTGGCAAAGTATACCGCTCCGGACAATTACGTGGTAAACATCGGAGAAATTACTGCCAAGGCCATCACCGTTACCGCCGACGATAACCTAGGAAAGGTCTACGGCAATGCCGACCCGGCCCTTACCTACACCGCTTCGCCTGCCCTACTTGGCAGCGATGCATTTACCGGCAGCCTCACCCGAGCTACGGGCGAGAGCGTCGGCAGCTACCCCATCGCTCAGGGATCGCTTTCGGCGGGTGGTAATTACGCCATCACCTTTGCACCTAAAAGCTTTACCGTTACGCCAAAGGCCATCACCGTTACCGCCGACGATAACCAGGGAAAGGTCTACGGCAATACCGACCCGGCCCTTACCTACACCGCTTCCCCTGCTCTACTCGGCAGCGATGCATTTACCGGCAGCCTCACCCGAGCTACGGGCGAGAGCGTAGGCAGCTACGCCATCGCTCAGGGATCGCTTTCGGCGGGTGGTAATTACGCCATCACCTTTGCTCCTAAAAACTTTACCATTACGCCAAAGGCCATCACCGTTACCGCCGATGATAATCAGGGAAAGGTCTACGGCAACGCCGACCCGGCCCTTACCTATACCGCTTCGCCTGCCCTACTCGGCAGCGATGCATTTACCGGCAGCCTCACCCGAGCTACGGGCGAGAGCGTAGGCAGCTACGCCATCGCTCAGGGATCGCTTTCGGCTAGCAGCAACTATAGCATCACCTTTGTTCCGAAAGGCTTTGCCATTACGCCAAAGGCCATCACCGTTACCGCCGACGACAACCAGGGAAAGGTCTACGGCAATGCCGACCCTGCCCTTACCTACACCGCTTCGCCAGCCCTACTTGGCAGCGATGCATTTACCGGCAACCTCACCCGAGCTACAGGCGAGAGCGTAGGCAGCTACCCCATCGCTCAGGGATCGCTTTCGGCGGGTGGTAATTACGCCATCACCTTTGCGCCTAAAAGCTTTACCGTTACGCCAAAGGCCATCACCGTTACCGCCAACGACAACCAGGGAAAGGTCTACGGCAATGCCGACCCGGCCCTTACCTACACCGCCTCGCCGGCCCTACTTGGCAGCGATGCATTTACCGGCAACCTTACCAGAACGTCGGGCGAGAGCGTAGGCAGCTACCCCATCGCTCAGGGATCGCTTTCGGCGGGTGGTAATTACGCCATCACCTTTGCTCCTAAAAGCTTTACCGTTACGCCAAAGGCCATCACCGTTACCGCCAACGACAACCAGGGAAAGGTCTACAGCAATGCCGACCCGGCCCTTACCTATACCGCATCCCCAGCCCTACTTGGCAGCGATGCATTTACCGGCAGCCTCACCCGAGCTACGGGCGAGAGCGTAGGCAGCTACCCCATCGCTCAGGGATCGCTTTCGGCGAGCAGCAACTATAGCATCACCTTTGTTCCGAAAGGCTTCACCATTACGCCAAAGGCCATCACCGTTACCGCCGATGATAATCAGGGAAAGGTTTACGGCAACGCCGACCCTGCCCTTACCTACACCGCTTCGCCAGCCCTACTTGGCAGCGATATATTTACCGGCAGCCTCACCCGAGCTACGGGCGAGAGCGTAGGCAGCTACCCCATTGCTCAGGGATCGCTAACCGCCGGAAGCAGCTATTCGCTCACCTTTGTGGGCAAAGACTTTAGCATCGCCGCCAAGCAGCTAACCATTACCCCGCCCAAAGTTGTAACAAGCAAGATGTACGATGGTACCACCACCGCAACAATTACCTCCCTTGGTAAGGTAAGCGGAATTATCCCGGCAGATGCAGCTTCGGTTTCCGTCTTGGGAGCAGCAGCCTACAACAATTCCGCTGCAGGTACAGCCAAAACGATTACCGTAACCTATACCCTCAGCGGTAGCTCCGCTAAAAGCTACCTGGCTCCGGCAAGCGAGGTTATAGCTGGCGGCCAGATATCAGAAAAGATTACCTTGGCCACATTAAAATCGCCCCAGTCGGGATGCGAGGGTAGTGCCCTAAGCCTACCCTACACCATTCTATCAGGCGAGCCAACCCAATACCGAATTATCTTCGGAAGCAAGGCTCTCTCGGCAGGATTTCGCGACATCTCCCTTACCGATCTATCGCCATCCGAGCAGCCCATTAGCATTCCAGTGCCAACGGGCGCTACCGAAGGCGTCTATACGGCCTCGCTCCAAATGGTCAACAGCCTGAACGATGCCAGCGAACTCTATCCGTTCACCTTTAGCATCAACCTGTCATCCGACTATATCGTTACCAAGTTTAACGATGTGGTGCTCTGCAACGATGCCTCCAACCGCTTTACCTCCTACCAGTGGTATAAGAATGGGGCTCCCATAAGCGGGGCAACCAAGCAGTTCTACAACGACCCGCAAGGGTTGTCTGGTGCTTATTCCGTGCAGGTGGTAACCGTTACCGGCGAAACGCTAATGTCGTGTGCCAAAACAGTAACGATGCCTGCGCCAACCTCGGTTACACTAACGGTGTTCCCCAACCCTGTCTACTCCAACCAGGGCTGTTCGGTTAAAATATCAGGCCTAAACGATAGCGAATTACAGGGAACTACGCTGTCGGTATATAGCCTAAAGGGGTTACGGGTATTCCATACCCCAAAGGTCGAATCGCTTAACACCTTAAACATGCCAGTTGGGAACGGCGTTTACGTTGGCCACCTAACCACCGCTAAGAATAAGGACTACACCTTCAAAGTTATTGTTGTTAGATAA
- a CDS encoding alpha/beta hydrolase-fold protein, which translates to MKQLFLFFIGVLFAFEASAQFGQWGPQSKVETKTIHSNVLNADRDYTIFLPKSYGTDANRRYPILYLLHGMSGVNTSWFDNEHAKEVADQLIASGEACEMIIVSPNAGGNVSDGAWNGYFDMPGWKYETFFYSEFLPFIEKTYRVIGDKQHRAIAGLSMGGGGATAYGQKHSDMFSSVYAMSALMNIPQEGAVPSQNPNDKMALLTKSVQENSCIKYVADADDARKEQLRSVKWFVDCGDDDFLLDRNIEFTQAMRRQQIPCEFRVRDGAHTSEYWHSALLTCLPFVSRNFGK; encoded by the coding sequence ATGAAACAGCTATTCCTATTCTTTATCGGCGTGTTGTTTGCTTTTGAAGCATCGGCACAATTCGGACAGTGGGGGCCACAAAGCAAGGTGGAAACCAAAACTATTCACAGCAACGTTTTGAATGCCGATCGCGACTACACCATCTTCCTACCGAAGAGCTACGGTACTGATGCGAATCGTAGGTATCCAATTCTTTACCTTCTGCATGGAATGTCGGGCGTGAATACGAGTTGGTTTGACAACGAGCACGCCAAAGAGGTGGCCGACCAGCTCATCGCATCCGGCGAAGCCTGCGAAATGATTATTGTATCGCCCAATGCTGGTGGAAACGTCTCCGACGGTGCATGGAATGGCTACTTCGATATGCCGGGCTGGAAGTATGAAACATTCTTCTACTCCGAATTTTTACCCTTTATCGAAAAAACCTACCGTGTTATTGGCGATAAGCAGCACCGCGCTATTGCTGGTTTGTCAATGGGCGGAGGAGGTGCCACTGCCTATGGGCAAAAGCACAGCGACATGTTTTCGTCGGTATATGCAATGAGTGCTTTAATGAACATCCCACAGGAAGGAGCAGTCCCCTCACAAAATCCCAACGACAAGATGGCTTTGCTCACCAAGTCGGTACAGGAGAATAGCTGCATAAAGTATGTGGCTGATGCCGATGATGCCCGCAAGGAGCAGCTCCGAAGCGTGAAATGGTTTGTTGATTGTGGCGACGACGACTTCTTGCTCGACCGTAACATCGAATTCACTCAGGCCATGCGCCGGCAACAAATCCCCTGTGAATTCCGCGTACGCGATGGCGCCCATACCAGCGAATACTGGCACTCGGCACTCCTTACCTGCCTACCATTTGTGTCGAGAAATTTTGGGAAGTAA
- a CDS encoding JAB-like toxin 1 domain-containing protein, protein MNFFLVSMVLMILDADELLTVSSKLNFVGQPDEVKEVQTFNGNTTTLVRTYKYYDSGQLQEVTAQLNTNPVETLASYTYDALGHVLQKNYGGTDQKQHYEYNIRGWLSKINEPNTAGADFFAMSLAYNAPEVAGADVKPQYGGNIASMVWRTKMVDGTQNKKGYGFAYDGLDRLNVGAYAKDNGSGTLVADEAYAENIPLYDENGNIRTLVRKNGSKEATTYGYTYSGNQLSKITLNGVDKNPYIYDANGNATTDGRNGFAIQYNELNLPRSVSKGGQSVSYTYDATGAKLAVANPDGTARYYHGSMVYDQRKRLAYALHEEGMVLGNGTYQYNLKDHLGNTRAMFSKAAGAGQTPALAQATDYYPFGKSFDNVNVPQNRYLYNGKELQDQYIGGTPFGWYDYGARFYDPELGVWHTMDPLAEKYRRWSPYNYCVDNPLRFTDPDGMDIWNINENGGIQYVKNTKKDQINIVNSDGIKKSSIEFKYGTIHNKEMKYQDEKGNEKNMTFLNITGDNNGKKVFEFLANGTKVEWGHLKVGKSDGEKGENLIATGSSETSKENANESSNAAGAVVKGYGYNIREFNHNHPNGTLPSNSDINLRDKYPGTKLNVYTDGHYIPYTTTADLMRIAYLEALRENGVKIY, encoded by the coding sequence TTGAACTTCTTTTTGGTGAGCATGGTGTTGATGATTCTGGATGCCGATGAGCTGCTGACAGTATCGAGTAAACTCAACTTCGTAGGACAGCCCGATGAGGTGAAGGAGGTACAAACGTTTAATGGCAATACCACCACGCTGGTGCGCACCTACAAGTACTACGACAGCGGGCAGCTACAGGAGGTAACAGCACAGCTGAATACCAACCCGGTGGAGACGCTGGCCTCCTACACCTACGATGCGCTGGGCCACGTGCTGCAAAAGAATTACGGAGGTACCGATCAGAAGCAACACTACGAGTACAACATCCGCGGCTGGCTCTCCAAGATCAACGAGCCCAACACTGCTGGAGCTGACTTCTTCGCCATGAGCCTGGCGTACAACGCACCTGAGGTAGCAGGAGCCGATGTAAAACCTCAGTATGGCGGCAACATCGCCTCGATGGTGTGGCGCACCAAGATGGTTGACGGTACTCAAAACAAGAAAGGCTACGGCTTTGCCTATGACGGGCTGGATAGGCTGAATGTTGGTGCCTATGCCAAAGACAACGGCTCGGGCACCCTAGTAGCCGATGAAGCCTATGCCGAAAACATACCGCTTTACGATGAGAACGGAAACATCCGTACTCTTGTTCGTAAGAATGGCAGCAAGGAGGCTACCACTTACGGCTACACCTATAGTGGAAATCAGCTTAGCAAGATAACCTTAAATGGGGTAGATAAAAATCCTTACATCTACGACGCCAACGGCAACGCCACCACCGATGGCCGCAACGGGTTTGCAATACAATACAACGAGCTGAACCTGCCCAGGAGCGTGAGCAAGGGCGGCCAAAGCGTAAGCTACACCTACGATGCCACCGGGGCAAAGCTGGCGGTAGCTAACCCCGACGGCACCGCCCGCTACTACCACGGCAGCATGGTGTACGACCAGCGCAAGAGGCTGGCCTATGCCCTACACGAGGAGGGTATGGTGCTGGGCAACGGCACCTACCAGTACAACCTGAAGGACCACCTGGGCAACACCCGCGCCATGTTTAGCAAGGCGGCTGGTGCTGGGCAAACGCCAGCCCTAGCGCAGGCCACCGACTACTACCCCTTTGGGAAATCGTTCGATAACGTAAATGTTCCGCAAAACCGCTACCTTTACAACGGCAAGGAACTGCAGGACCAGTACATTGGCGGTACCCCCTTCGGCTGGTACGACTACGGCGCACGGTTCTACGACCCAGAGCTGGGCGTATGGCATACGATGGATCCTTTAGCTGAAAAGTATAGGAGATGGAGCCCTTACAACTACTGCGTTGATAATCCGCTGAGGTTTACGGATCCAGATGGTATGGATATATGGAATATCAATGAGAACGGGGGAATTCAGTATGTTAAAAACACTAAGAAAGATCAGATTAACATTGTAAATAGTGATGGAATTAAAAAATCTTCCATAGAATTTAAATATGGCACTATACACAATAAAGAAATGAAATATCAGGATGAAAAAGGTAATGAAAAAAACATGACATTTCTCAATATTACAGGAGATAATAATGGGAAGAAGGTGTTTGAATTCTTAGCAAATGGTACAAAAGTAGAATGGGGCCATTTGAAGGTCGGTAAATCAGATGGTGAAAAGGGCGAAAATTTAATAGCAACAGGTTCAAGTGAAACCTCAAAAGAAAATGCTAACGAATCAAGTAATGCCGCAGGAGCAGTAGTAAAGGGCTACGGTTATAATATCAGAGAGTTTAATCACAACCATCCTAACGGAACCTTGCCTTCTAACTCTGATATAAATTTGCGGGATAAATACCCTGGGACCAAACTAAATGTGTATACTGATGGTCATTATATACCATATACAACTACTGCAGATCTTATGAGAATTGCTTATCTTGAGGCTTTAAGAGAAAATGGCGTCAAAATCTATTAA